The Alteribacter populi genomic sequence GAGTTCCCATTTCCAATGACTTCTTCGCGGCATTTGCCATTCGCTCAGCTTCTAAACCATCGTTTATCGTACATAACGTCTTTGTATCATGTTTGATCGAATCAAAAAATGCACGTAATTCACAAATGTATGCTTTTTGATATCTTTCTAAAAAGAAATGTTTTGGATTATCTTGAAGAGTGCCATTTTTACCTAACTTCTTAACAGTGGAGGTTAAATCATTATCTGCTTGAAGGCATCCTTTTGAACCGAATACTTCAATTCTTTGATCATAACCATAAATCGCTTCTCTACTATTATCAATGACACCAATGGCTCCATTAGCAAACTTGAGGGTAATAATTGCCGTGTCGATGTCATTGAATTCTTTAAATACGGGATCAACTAAGTTAGTACCCGTGGCAAAGACTTCTTCAACGTCAGAGCCACTTAAAAACCTTGCCATATCGAAATCATGAATCGTCATATCCATGAACAAACCACCAGAGGATTTAATATACTCAGGCGGTGGAGCCTCAGGATCACGGGAAGTTATCTTTATGATGTGAGCATTACCGACCTCTCCAGTTCTCACCCCATTTTCAACTTGACTGAAGTGCGGATCAAAACGTCTATTAAAGCCAACTTGAAATTTTATATTTGATGCTTCTACAACACTATGAATCTTATATGTCTCGTTAATATCAAAAGTAATTGGCTTTTCACAAAAAATGTGCTTTCCGGCTTCTATTGCTTCATAAATAATTTCAGCATGCACTATCGTTGGGGCACAAACTAAAACAGCATCTATCATTTCATCATTAAGGATTTCTCTATAATTTGTTGACACCTTAGGGATTCCCTTGCTTCTCACCCAATCCTTAATGGGCTCAATATATAAGTCGGAAATGGCTTTGACATGAACATCTTGAAATGATAGCAGATTTTCCGCATGCAGCTTACCAATTCTCCCTGCTCCAATAATTCCAACATTTAATTTCATTTCGATTCCCTCTTTGTTTAATTAATCTCTCAATCCTATTTTCATGCACACTTCAGCTATTCTATTTTGATAAAATCACTACCCAGTGTCCTCTTAGATCCTTTAGC encodes the following:
- the iolG gene encoding inositol 2-dehydrogenase, with product MKLNVGIIGAGRIGKLHAENLLSFQDVHVKAISDLYIEPIKDWVRSKGIPKVSTNYREILNDEMIDAVLVCAPTIVHAEIIYEAIEAGKHIFCEKPITFDINETYKIHSVVEASNIKFQVGFNRRFDPHFSQVENGVRTGEVGNAHIIKITSRDPEAPPPEYIKSSGGLFMDMTIHDFDMARFLSGSDVEEVFATGTNLVDPVFKEFNDIDTAIITLKFANGAIGVIDNSREAIYGYDQRIEVFGSKGCLQADNDLTSTVKKLGKNGTLQDNPKHFFLERYQKAYICELRAFFDSIKHDTKTLCTINDGLEAERMANAAKKSLEMGTPVKL